The following are from one region of the Pseudodesulfovibrio piezophilus C1TLV30 genome:
- a CDS encoding NifB/NifX family molybdenum-iron cluster-binding protein: MKTSSATLLCLACYQDRLASVCENADEYKLFEIRNDKIYPAGLLSLPSKDPMDRTSAILACGVLFFVCGAICSTTLTRLEENGVIVVPWLTGHIDEVLMRFAENSLFALVMPGCIDTVGRQCGEKWGASAAREDPSQETQRKWGGYFSPLGSVI, from the coding sequence ATGAAAACATCCTCCGCGACATTACTCTGTTTGGCGTGTTATCAGGACCGGTTGGCCTCTGTTTGCGAAAATGCGGACGAGTACAAGTTATTTGAAATTCGTAATGATAAAATTTACCCCGCAGGCCTCCTATCCCTTCCCTCAAAGGACCCTATGGACAGGACATCCGCCATATTGGCCTGCGGGGTATTATTCTTTGTCTGTGGCGCGATCTGTTCCACGACCCTGACCCGGCTGGAGGAGAACGGCGTCATTGTCGTCCCTTGGTTAACCGGGCATATCGATGAGGTGCTGATGCGCTTTGCCGAGAATTCGCTTTTCGCTTTGGTGATGCCCGGATGCATAGATACGGTTGGGCGGCAATGTGGCGAGAAGTGGGGAGCTTCCGCAGCCCGAGAGGACCCCTCTCAGGAGACTCAGCGAAAGTGGGGCGGCTATTTCTCCCCTCTTGGTTCAGTTATTTGA
- a CDS encoding DUF697 domain-containing protein, with the protein MSKYMKHCLSFIGLLVIGSFLAFLYTCIEGVAGFAGRISPAFEPWVFWCLFAMVSGMILWLASIAFFRPKPLLVYANPTHEDMRAFRAALLRRLRKNRHLRDAEVVINDEHDLEAGLAVLREKANEEIRTTAKQVFIGSAISQNGRLDTLIVLFLITRMTWRVAKLYHQRPHYRELINLYANIAATSFLAGSLEEFGIEDFIGELMGPLVGGSAIGAVPGAQAISGIITASILTGSTNCLLALRCGIVAREYVALNLNTKGAMRRAATGEASRMFVSMSAETVTFVTKALVRGATGAVKTGSAKAVRGVKETATGTAGAVGGGARRMGKSVKDAASTSASMVGVSARKIGGGTKKAVRSVGHGVGKGTQAVRKAAERTAKNAISTGHRVATGSRRVVENGHRIGTETAKACCNAAKAGKKSASHMSRMLQRIKAWRKE; encoded by the coding sequence ATGTCTAAATACATGAAACACTGCCTCTCATTTATCGGACTGCTGGTTATCGGGAGTTTCCTGGCCTTCCTGTACACTTGTATCGAAGGAGTGGCCGGTTTTGCCGGTCGCATTTCACCCGCATTTGAACCATGGGTTTTCTGGTGCCTTTTCGCCATGGTATCCGGTATGATCTTATGGTTGGCCAGCATCGCTTTTTTTCGCCCCAAACCACTGCTTGTCTACGCCAATCCGACACATGAAGATATGCGAGCCTTTCGTGCTGCATTGCTGCGCCGCCTGAGAAAGAATCGCCACCTGAGGGATGCCGAGGTCGTGATCAATGATGAGCACGACCTTGAAGCCGGATTGGCTGTCCTTCGGGAAAAAGCGAACGAAGAGATACGGACCACGGCCAAACAGGTTTTCATCGGGAGTGCGATTTCTCAAAACGGCCGACTGGATACACTCATAGTGCTGTTTCTGATAACGCGAATGACATGGCGGGTGGCCAAGCTTTACCACCAAAGGCCCCATTATCGGGAGTTGATCAACTTATATGCGAATATTGCGGCAACATCATTCCTGGCAGGAAGCCTTGAAGAATTCGGAATCGAAGATTTTATCGGCGAACTGATGGGGCCTTTGGTTGGCGGGTCAGCCATTGGCGCGGTTCCGGGTGCTCAGGCAATTTCGGGGATAATTACCGCCTCGATCCTGACCGGTTCGACCAATTGTTTATTGGCACTACGGTGTGGGATTGTGGCTCGTGAGTATGTCGCATTGAACCTGAACACAAAGGGCGCAATGCGTCGAGCCGCAACAGGTGAGGCCTCACGCATGTTTGTTTCCATGAGTGCTGAAACCGTTACTTTTGTGACCAAAGCGCTGGTTCGTGGTGCGACCGGAGCGGTCAAAACCGGATCGGCAAAAGCGGTCCGAGGCGTGAAAGAGACAGCGACCGGCACCGCAGGAGCCGTTGGAGGCGGAGCTCGCCGGATGGGAAAGAGCGTCAAGGACGCTGCATCAACTTCAGCCAGCATGGTTGGAGTCAGTGCACGAAAGATCGGTGGAGGAACGAAAAAAGCGGTTCGGTCAGTGGGACACGGGGTAGGAAAAGGGACACAAGCTGTCAGGAAAGCCGCTGAAAGAACTGCCAAGAATGCAATTTCCACAGGGCATCGTGTTGCTACCGGGAGTCGACGAGTCGTTGAAAATGGACATCGAATAGGAACTGAGACGGCCAAGGCATGCTGCAACGCAGCCAAGGCCGGGAAAAAATCGGCATCACACATGTCACGCATGTTACAACGTATCAAAGCATGGCGTAAGGAGTAG
- a CDS encoding sigma-54 interaction domain-containing protein, giving the protein MSFPENLPLEDVFASIADGLFTVDVDWNVTYFNESAERITGIRAEEALGHKCWDVFRSSLCDGQCAIDECVRKGGRIVNKSIFIIKSDGTKLPVSISASPLRNGNGEVVGGVETFRDLTEIHVMRRKVRDLYSFEDIVGRSEGLDKIFRILPQVSQSTATVLVLGQSGTGKELFARAIHNLSPRKEKPFVAVNCGALPDTLLESELFGYRAGAFTDARTDKPGRLEMAEGGTVFLDEIGDMAAPVQVKLLRFLQERTFEPLGGLETISADVRIVAATHQNLEAMVAAGTFRQDLYYRLNVVTLDLPALAERREDIPILIDHFVAEFNAVQGRAVEGVSEDVLHILMRHDFPGNVRELENILEYGFILCPSGFIQTEHLPEYLQAASRMTQGAGGLHGTMEEIKCRAASQALKRNHGRKMATCRELKISKDTLRRMLSRCPEDEE; this is encoded by the coding sequence ATGTCATTTCCCGAAAATCTTCCGCTTGAGGATGTTTTTGCCTCCATTGCCGATGGCCTGTTCACGGTGGATGTGGACTGGAACGTCACGTATTTCAATGAGTCCGCCGAGCGCATCACTGGCATCAGAGCGGAGGAAGCTCTTGGGCATAAGTGTTGGGATGTTTTTCGGTCCAGCCTGTGCGACGGGCAATGCGCCATCGATGAATGTGTCAGAAAAGGTGGGCGCATCGTCAATAAATCCATTTTTATCATCAAGAGTGACGGGACCAAGCTCCCGGTTTCCATCTCAGCGTCGCCCTTGCGTAACGGTAATGGAGAAGTCGTGGGTGGAGTCGAGACTTTCCGTGACCTGACTGAAATTCATGTCATGCGGCGAAAGGTCAGGGATCTTTATAGCTTTGAAGATATCGTCGGACGCAGCGAAGGGCTGGATAAAATTTTTCGCATTTTACCGCAGGTCAGTCAAAGTACGGCCACAGTGCTGGTTCTGGGGCAGTCCGGCACTGGCAAAGAATTGTTCGCCAGAGCTATACACAATCTCAGCCCTCGCAAGGAAAAACCATTTGTTGCTGTCAATTGCGGAGCGTTACCCGATACCTTGTTGGAGTCGGAACTCTTCGGCTATAGGGCCGGTGCATTTACCGATGCTCGAACTGACAAGCCAGGCCGGTTGGAAATGGCTGAAGGGGGCACGGTTTTTTTGGATGAAATCGGTGATATGGCGGCTCCTGTTCAAGTTAAGCTCCTTCGGTTCCTTCAGGAGCGGACTTTTGAACCTCTTGGCGGGTTGGAAACCATTTCAGCCGATGTCCGCATCGTGGCCGCGACGCATCAGAATTTGGAAGCTATGGTCGCGGCAGGGACATTTAGACAGGATTTGTACTACCGGCTCAATGTTGTGACCCTCGATCTCCCCGCCCTTGCAGAAAGGCGGGAGGATATTCCCATACTCATTGATCATTTCGTGGCCGAATTCAATGCAGTTCAGGGGCGGGCTGTGGAAGGAGTCAGTGAGGATGTGTTACACATTCTGATGCGGCACGATTTCCCCGGCAACGTTCGTGAACTGGAAAATATCCTTGAATATGGTTTTATCCTCTGTCCGTCCGGTTTCATTCAGACGGAACATCTGCCGGAATACCTCCAGGCGGCCTCACGGATGACACAGGGGGCAGGGGGGTTGCATGGGACCATGGAAGAGATCAAATGCCGAGCTGCGTCTCAGGCGCTCAAGCGGAACCATGGTCGGAAAATGGCCACTTGCCGCGAACTCAAGATTTCCAAGGATACTTTACGGCGCATGTTGTCAAGATGCCCAGAAGACGAAGAATAA
- the ribB gene encoding 3,4-dihydroxy-2-butanone-4-phosphate synthase has product MNQSLLNQFGTPTERVENALCALREGRGILVTDNEDRENEGDLIFAAETLTNEQMALLIRECSGIVCLCLTDDKVQSLGLPMMVENNSSQYQTAFTISIEAACGVTTGVSAADRVTTIKAAIAAEASPADLASPGHVFPLRARAGGVLERGGHTEASVDMARLAGFAPCGVLCEVTNPDGTMARLPEIVTFAKQHGLPVCTVDDIVAYRKATEVLNKNAAA; this is encoded by the coding sequence ATGAATCAGTCTCTACTCAACCAGTTCGGCACTCCCACCGAACGTGTCGAAAATGCTCTGTGTGCCCTCCGCGAGGGCCGTGGAATCCTTGTTACCGACAACGAGGACCGCGAAAATGAGGGCGACCTCATCTTTGCAGCAGAAACACTCACCAATGAACAAATGGCACTTTTGATACGCGAATGCAGCGGGATTGTCTGCCTCTGCCTGACTGATGACAAGGTTCAGTCACTCGGTTTGCCCATGATGGTCGAAAACAACAGCAGCCAGTATCAAACAGCCTTCACCATCTCCATCGAAGCGGCTTGCGGTGTCACGACTGGAGTTTCAGCTGCTGACAGGGTGACAACCATCAAGGCGGCCATCGCTGCTGAAGCCAGCCCTGCCGACCTTGCCAGCCCCGGTCATGTTTTCCCCTTGCGCGCCCGTGCTGGCGGCGTGTTGGAGCGAGGTGGGCATACAGAAGCCTCCGTGGACATGGCACGGCTTGCTGGATTTGCACCGTGTGGCGTTTTGTGTGAAGTCACCAATCCCGACGGCACCATGGCGCGCCTTCCTGAAATCGTGACCTTTGCCAAACAACACGGCCTGCCCGTATGCACAGTGGACGACATCGTCGCTTATCGTAAAGCTACAGAAGTTTTGAACAAAAATGCGGCTGCATAA
- a CDS encoding substrate-binding periplasmic protein, with protein MTETWPPYTYSKNGEISGVVTEIIRAALDQSRLNYTIELYPFARAYTMARDGENILIYSILKLPSRSKSFKWIKIDGLSIDMYLFKPQYRTDITIRNLADAKRFRVGVTRQTSTHHYLLSKGFIEGVNLFPVNSEQQNAMKSQPETMRIDLTTGDRLSLACWLKKAQLHPEYWVEQLPLFKEDLYMAFGTATSDEIVNRVRRAFRDIRNSGKLADIIAQYHGLFGPKLPATKTRKAPLRRP; from the coding sequence GTGACCGAAACATGGCCACCATATACGTACAGCAAAAATGGCGAAATATCTGGCGTTGTCACTGAAATAATACGCGCCGCGCTCGATCAAAGCAGGTTGAATTATACCATCGAATTGTACCCGTTTGCCCGAGCCTATACCATGGCGCGCGACGGCGAAAATATCCTCATTTACAGCATCCTGAAACTCCCTTCCCGCAGTAAGAGCTTCAAATGGATCAAGATAGATGGCCTGAGTATCGACATGTATCTTTTCAAACCCCAATACAGGACTGATATCACGATCAGGAACCTCGCCGATGCCAAAAGGTTTCGCGTGGGAGTCACGCGACAGACCTCCACACACCACTACTTGCTTTCCAAAGGGTTTATCGAAGGCGTGAATCTCTTCCCGGTCAACAGCGAACAGCAGAACGCCATGAAATCCCAACCGGAAACCATGCGGATCGACCTGACAACAGGGGACCGGCTCTCACTGGCCTGTTGGCTCAAAAAGGCCCAATTGCACCCCGAATACTGGGTGGAGCAGCTCCCCCTTTTTAAGGAAGATCTCTACATGGCCTTTGGGACCGCCACCTCTGATGAAATTGTCAACCGGGTTCGGCGAGCTTTCAGAGATATTCGTAACTCCGGCAAGTTGGCTGATATCATTGCGCAGTACCATGGCCTCTTTGGTCCAAAGCTCCCTGCCACCAAAACGAGAAAAGCCCCCTTGCGGAGGCCTTGA
- a CDS encoding Mrp/NBP35 family ATP-binding protein, translated as MSECSGCASATPEGGCSSASGCDQPGDEKLQKTLGRIKHKIVVMSGKGGVGKSTVAANIAVALSLAGKKVGLLDVDVHGPSIPRLLSLKGQRPHMGDQTMEPVPWSKNLSVMSLGFLLEDDRQAVIWRGPVKVGLIKQFVEDVMWGDLDYLVVDCPPGTGDEPLSTLQTLGPTAMAVVVTTPQGVAIDDVRRSLSFVGQVGNRVFGLVENMSGFACPDCGKVHNIFNSGGGEDLAKEAGVRFLGKIPMDPAVAHSGDEGFPFMKVHRDTATGKAMNEIIAPMLDLPDPVVTA; from the coding sequence ATGAGCGAGTGCAGTGGATGCGCTTCAGCCACCCCGGAGGGCGGCTGTTCCAGCGCTTCCGGGTGTGACCAGCCCGGTGACGAGAAGCTTCAGAAAACACTTGGCCGCATTAAACACAAGATTGTGGTCATGTCAGGCAAAGGCGGAGTGGGGAAGTCCACGGTTGCTGCCAATATAGCAGTAGCCCTTTCCCTGGCCGGGAAAAAAGTTGGTCTTCTGGATGTGGATGTCCATGGTCCAAGTATCCCTCGGCTTCTCTCTCTCAAGGGACAGCGCCCGCATATGGGGGATCAGACGATGGAGCCGGTGCCCTGGAGCAAGAATCTTTCTGTGATGTCACTCGGCTTTTTGCTTGAAGATGATCGGCAAGCTGTCATCTGGCGTGGCCCGGTGAAGGTCGGACTGATCAAGCAGTTTGTTGAAGATGTCATGTGGGGCGATCTCGATTACCTTGTGGTTGATTGCCCTCCCGGAACGGGAGATGAACCTCTTTCCACTTTGCAGACACTCGGACCCACGGCCATGGCCGTTGTCGTTACCACCCCGCAGGGCGTGGCGATTGATGATGTTCGCCGTTCACTTTCTTTTGTGGGACAGGTTGGTAATAGGGTCTTCGGTCTTGTGGAAAACATGTCCGGTTTCGCCTGCCCCGATTGTGGCAAGGTGCATAACATATTCAATTCCGGCGGTGGTGAAGATCTTGCCAAGGAAGCGGGTGTCAGATTTCTGGGCAAGATTCCCATGGACCCGGCAGTTGCCCATTCCGGTGACGAAGGATTTCCCTTCATGAAAGTTCATCGTGATACCGCTACTGGGAAAGCCATGAATGAAATCATTGCCCCCATGCTTGATCTCCCTGACCCGGTGGTGACGGCATAA
- a CDS encoding hydrogenase maturation nickel metallochaperone HypA/HybF — MHEMSIVQSILGILREEMVKYDGQRLKKVVIKNGALAGIVTESLKFAWEALTPGGEFDGAELEVIEIPIRVACGDCGEEFSPEHTRCMPCPKCDQLIGHTVLQGKEMLIDSIEIDDQQ, encoded by the coding sequence ATGCATGAAATGTCCATAGTTCAGTCCATACTCGGCATCCTGCGCGAGGAAATGGTCAAATATGACGGTCAGAGGCTCAAGAAAGTGGTCATCAAAAACGGCGCACTCGCCGGGATTGTCACAGAATCCCTCAAGTTTGCCTGGGAGGCGCTCACACCGGGTGGGGAATTTGACGGAGCAGAGTTAGAGGTTATCGAAATTCCCATTCGGGTGGCGTGCGGAGACTGTGGTGAAGAGTTTTCGCCAGAGCATACCCGGTGTATGCCATGTCCGAAATGTGATCAGTTAATCGGTCATACCGTTTTACAAGGGAAAGAAATGCTTATCGATTCCATAGAAATCGATGATCAGCAATAA
- a CDS encoding pyridoxal phosphate-dependent aminotransferase, which produces MQLISSQMTGYIERASWIRKMFEEGIRLKKEFGEDNVHDFSLGNPDLPPPSTIKEALAELAEQADQPFFLGYMPNFGYPDVRTRLAEEVSKEQGVNVPAECLVITCGAAGALNSVFRAVLEPGDEILTPAPFFVEYGFYADNHSATLKPIPSKPLTFELDLEAIDAAINDKTRVVLINSPNNPTGAVYSREQLDALAAILEKHNAQRERPIYILSDEPYRFLAFDDVNVPSLLDVYTYSIVCSSFSKNLSMAGERIGYALVNPAIKGKEPLIGSIIMANRILGFVNAPALAQKLLGKALGSSVDISIYDARRKAMAAVLDHAGFKYTMPKGAFYFFPEAPGGDDVKFCALLQEEKILAVPGSGFGCPGYFRLAFCVGEDIILRAKDAFARAMKAHSER; this is translated from the coding sequence ATGCAACTGATTTCATCACAAATGACCGGATATATCGAACGCGCTTCATGGATTCGCAAGATGTTTGAAGAAGGTATCCGCCTGAAAAAAGAATTCGGCGAAGACAACGTTCACGACTTCAGCCTTGGCAACCCGGATCTGCCACCGCCCTCCACCATCAAGGAGGCCCTTGCCGAATTGGCCGAACAGGCCGATCAGCCATTCTTTCTTGGGTATATGCCGAACTTCGGATACCCTGATGTGCGCACCCGCCTGGCAGAGGAAGTGTCCAAAGAACAGGGCGTCAACGTTCCCGCCGAGTGCCTTGTGATCACATGTGGAGCTGCCGGTGCGCTGAATTCAGTCTTTCGTGCCGTACTCGAACCTGGTGACGAAATCCTGACCCCTGCCCCGTTCTTTGTGGAGTATGGCTTTTACGCCGACAACCACAGCGCCACGCTCAAGCCCATCCCATCCAAACCATTGACCTTTGAACTGGATCTTGAGGCCATTGACGCCGCCATTAACGACAAAACCCGCGTGGTCCTCATCAATTCACCGAACAATCCCACCGGAGCAGTCTATAGTCGAGAGCAACTGGACGCCCTGGCTGCCATTCTCGAAAAGCATAATGCACAACGGGAACGCCCGATCTACATTCTCTCCGACGAACCGTATCGATTCCTCGCCTTTGATGATGTGAATGTGCCAAGCCTGCTGGATGTATACACCTACTCCATTGTCTGCTCTTCATTTTCCAAAAATCTGAGCATGGCTGGCGAACGCATCGGCTATGCACTGGTGAATCCGGCCATCAAAGGCAAGGAACCGCTCATCGGTTCTATTATCATGGCAAACCGTATCCTCGGTTTCGTCAATGCACCAGCATTGGCACAGAAACTTCTCGGCAAAGCACTCGGCAGTTCCGTTGATATCTCCATCTATGACGCTCGCCGAAAAGCCATGGCAGCTGTGCTTGATCATGCAGGTTTCAAATACACCATGCCCAAAGGCGCTTTCTACTTTTTCCCCGAAGCACCGGGAGGGGACGACGTCAAGTTTTGCGCCCTTTTGCAGGAAGAAAAGATTCTGGCAGTCCCTGGCTCCGGCTTTGGCTGTCCCGGATACTTCCGGCTCGCCTTCTGCGTGGGAGAAGATATCATCCTGCGGGCCAAAGATGCTTTTGCACGCGCCATGAAAGCCCACAGCGAACGATAG
- the hypB gene encoding hydrogenase nickel incorporation protein HypB produces MSQEVTIVRNVLEANDRLAEELKNIFREKNILCLNLMSSPGAGKTTVLERTLTDLKDEFKMAVIEGDLQTDNDAQRVAATGAQAVQVNTEGGCHLDSGMVLDAIKALDLDGVDILFVENVGNLVCPAEFEVGEDYKVTLLSVAEGDDKPEKYPLMFHISAIMLLNKIDLMPYVDFDLEKATKHATKLNKDIKVMPMSARTGENMEAWYAWLREKRAEKAS; encoded by the coding sequence ATGTCTCAGGAAGTCACCATTGTTCGCAATGTTCTCGAAGCAAACGACAGGCTTGCCGAAGAACTCAAAAACATATTTCGTGAAAAAAATATTCTTTGCCTGAATTTAATGAGTTCTCCAGGGGCAGGAAAAACCACTGTGTTGGAGCGTACATTGACCGACTTGAAGGACGAATTCAAGATGGCGGTCATCGAGGGCGATTTGCAGACAGACAACGATGCCCAAAGAGTGGCGGCTACTGGCGCGCAAGCCGTGCAGGTCAATACTGAAGGCGGTTGTCACCTGGATTCCGGCATGGTGCTCGATGCCATCAAGGCCCTTGATCTCGATGGAGTTGATATCCTCTTTGTGGAAAATGTGGGCAATCTTGTCTGTCCGGCCGAATTCGAGGTTGGCGAGGATTACAAAGTGACTTTACTGTCGGTGGCCGAAGGTGATGACAAGCCTGAGAAATACCCTCTCATGTTTCACATCTCAGCCATCATGTTGCTGAACAAGATCGATCTGATGCCTTATGTTGATTTTGATCTGGAGAAAGCGACGAAACACGCAACCAAGTTGAACAAGGACATCAAAGTGATGCCCATGTCAGCCCGGACCGGTGAAAACATGGAAGCATGGTATGCCTGGTTACGCGAAAAGAGGGCGGAAAAAGCGTCTTAG
- the sppA gene encoding signal peptide peptidase SppA → MRHHLSILLVTVLILFPGCAPKIKLFSAQPTDPLREVVLEGHGEDKLALIHLTGVLTSQPKTGTFRPSPSQVQELVSSLELAASDSSVRGIVIAINSPGGTTTASDILYHEITEFKKRTKKTVVAALFDVAASGGYYAALPADWIIAHPTTITGSVGVIFMRPKLHELFDKIGIGVEVSKSGEDKDMGSPFRPSTPEETALFQTIIEKYADRFHSLVVQHRHPTPAHMALIKSARVFTADQAREIGLIDQIGYIQDAFGKTRELAHLPVDATIVTYRRDTYPNDNPYNTMTATEIGKLDMLGLDVGFLAPPQAGFYYVWPQGMTH, encoded by the coding sequence ATGCGGCATCATCTCTCCATTCTCTTGGTGACAGTTCTTATTCTCTTTCCGGGTTGCGCTCCCAAGATCAAACTCTTTTCTGCGCAACCCACTGATCCGCTCCGGGAAGTTGTTCTGGAGGGCCATGGGGAAGACAAACTAGCTCTGATTCATCTGACAGGGGTCCTAACTTCACAGCCGAAAACCGGCACATTCCGCCCTTCGCCCAGTCAGGTGCAGGAATTGGTCAGTTCCCTGGAACTGGCCGCATCCGACTCATCTGTTCGAGGTATCGTGATCGCCATCAATTCGCCCGGAGGCACAACAACTGCATCGGATATCCTTTATCACGAGATCACTGAATTCAAGAAACGGACAAAAAAAACTGTTGTTGCCGCGCTGTTCGATGTCGCTGCAAGCGGAGGGTATTATGCAGCCCTCCCTGCGGACTGGATCATAGCCCACCCAACCACCATTACCGGCTCTGTCGGCGTGATATTCATGCGCCCCAAACTGCACGAGCTGTTTGATAAAATCGGCATCGGTGTGGAAGTCTCCAAGTCGGGAGAGGACAAGGACATGGGGTCGCCTTTCCGCCCCTCCACTCCTGAGGAAACCGCTCTGTTTCAAACCATTATCGAGAAATATGCCGATCGATTCCACAGCCTGGTTGTCCAGCATCGCCACCCGACACCGGCTCATATGGCTCTGATCAAGTCTGCAAGAGTCTTCACGGCAGATCAGGCTAGGGAGATCGGCCTCATCGACCAGATCGGATATATTCAAGATGCCTTTGGTAAAACCCGAGAACTCGCACACCTGCCAGTTGATGCCACGATTGTTACATACCGCCGAGACACCTATCCCAACGATAACCCATACAACACCATGACCGCGACCGAAATCGGAAAACTCGACATGCTCGGTCTTGATGTTGGTTTTCTTGCTCCGCCACAAGCCGGATTCTATTATGTCTGGCCTCAGGGAATGACACATTAG